CCGAGGTCACGGGGCGTCTCCCACGGGAGGCGCCCCGTTCCCGTCCGGGCGGGTGCCCGGCGTCTCGCGCGGGGGTGTCCGGTTTCGGCTGTACGCCGCCGCCGCGCAGCACGTAGCCTGGGTGGCGTGTTGTTCCCGATCCCGCCCCTCGACCTGTCGCTACTCGACGTCTGGGTCATGTTCCTGGCGTACTACGCCGGACTGATCACGGGTGTTTTCGCGTTCGCGCACGCCCTGTCGCAGCGGGCGGACGCCTTCACCGCGGCGGAACGGCTCACCAAACCCGCGTGGCTGGGCATCACCGGCGGCGGCACGTTCGCGCTGCTGCTGTTCAGCCTCGCCGGCCCCGGGCTGATGTTCTGGCTCGCGGGCCTGGTGGCGGTGCTCGTCTACCTGGTGGACGTGCGGCCCCGCCTGATCGAGGTCCAGCGCGGCCCGCGGTGGTGACCTACCGGACCTTCGGCTCCGGCACACCGGTCACCCTCGTCGGCCACGGCCTCGGCGCCACCCCGGGTGAAGCGCGCCTGCCCACGTCCGGCCTGCGCGGCACGAAGGTCGTCGTCACGCTGCCCTCGCACGGCGAC
This DNA window, taken from Saccharothrix variisporea, encodes the following:
- a CDS encoding DUF2516 family protein, which codes for MSLLDVWVMFLAYYAGLITGVFAFAHALSQRADAFTAAERLTKPAWLGITGGGTFALLLFSLAGPGLMFWLAGLVAVLVYLVDVRPRLIEVQRGPRW